A region of Beijerinckia sp. 28-YEA-48 DNA encodes the following proteins:
- the wecB gene encoding UDP-N-acetylglucosamine 2-epimerase (non-hydrolyzing) — protein MTIRILSIIGTRPEAIKMAPVIQTLAASPAVEAVVCATGQHRQMLDQVLEIFAIQPDYDLELMRPGHTLNSLSALIFEKIDGLYEKVAPDVVLVHGDTTTAMAAALAAFHKGIAVGHVEAGLRTYDMQRPFPEEMNRRAIDLVAKHLYAPTQSSRRNLLQEHLSSDRIVVTGNTVIDALLQTIDRIHGDASLRARLDKTFDFIDRSRRLLLVTGHRRESFGGGFERICDALAKLGAGSDLEIVYPVHLNPNVDTVVRERLSGLKNIHLIAPVDYLSFMYLLDRAEGILTDSGGVQEEAAALGKRVVIMREVTERPEGVEAGLAELVGTDVEKICTAVQRAMAGAGDQAKLRLIGQGLYGDGKAAGRILADLVG, from the coding sequence ATGACAATTCGTATTCTCTCCATCATCGGCACCAGGCCGGAAGCCATCAAGATGGCGCCGGTCATTCAAACGCTGGCGGCCTCGCCCGCCGTCGAAGCCGTGGTCTGCGCCACCGGCCAGCACCGCCAGATGCTCGACCAAGTACTCGAGATTTTCGCCATTCAGCCGGATTACGATCTGGAACTGATGCGCCCCGGCCATACGCTGAATTCGCTGTCGGCTTTGATCTTCGAGAAGATCGACGGGCTCTATGAGAAAGTCGCGCCCGACGTGGTGCTGGTGCATGGCGATACGACGACAGCCATGGCGGCAGCGCTCGCCGCCTTTCATAAAGGCATCGCTGTGGGCCATGTCGAGGCGGGCCTGCGCACCTACGACATGCAGCGGCCTTTCCCCGAAGAGATGAACCGCCGCGCCATCGATCTCGTCGCCAAACATCTTTATGCGCCGACGCAATCTTCGCGTCGCAACCTGTTGCAAGAACATCTGAGCTCCGATCGCATCGTCGTCACCGGCAATACGGTGATCGACGCGCTTTTGCAGACGATCGATCGTATTCATGGCGATGCGAGCCTGCGCGCCAGGCTCGACAAGACCTTCGACTTCATCGACCGTTCCCGCCGCCTGCTGCTGGTCACCGGCCACCGCCGCGAAAGCTTCGGCGGCGGCTTCGAGCGCATCTGCGACGCCCTGGCGAAACTCGGCGCCGGCAGCGATCTCGAAATCGTCTATCCGGTCCACCTCAATCCGAATGTCGACACGGTGGTGCGCGAGCGCCTGAGCGGCCTGAAGAACATCCACCTGATCGCCCCGGTCGACTATCTCTCCTTCATGTACCTCCTCGATCGCGCCGAAGGCATCCTCACCGATTCCGGCGGCGTGCAGGAAGAAGCCGCAGCGCTCGGCAAACGCGTCGTCATCATGCGCGAAGTGACCGAACGCCCCGAAGGCGTGGAAGCAGGATTGGCCGAGCTTGTCGGCACCGATGTCGAGAAGATCTGCACCGCCGTGCAGCGCGCCATGGCTGGCGCCGGCGATCAAGCAAAGCTGCGGCTGATCGGCCAGGGGCTCTATGGCGATGGCAAGGCGGCGGGGCGGATCTTGGCGGATTTGGTGGGGTGA
- a CDS encoding ABC transporter ATP-binding protein: MSMAMATARPNSADPVKIRLRNLTKTFDTKRGPFLALDNLTLDIPTGCFFMIVGPSGCGKTTLLRILAGLETHTSGTVEISQPADGRPSNSMIFQGDSLFPWMTVWENAAYGLTIRRLPKAEIKDRVGHYLNRTGLGRFADLYPHQLSGGMRQRVSISRAFANDPDILLMDEPFSALDEQNKLLLQEELLRIWEETRKTVLFITHSVDEAVTLGDRIMVMTAHPGRDKATLDVPFERPRKVLELRAQPAYGEFVYNIWSYLRDEVHRARAQDEGSSS, encoded by the coding sequence ATGTCCATGGCAATGGCGACAGCCCGGCCAAACAGCGCCGATCCGGTGAAAATCCGGCTGCGCAATCTCACCAAGACTTTCGACACCAAACGCGGCCCGTTCCTGGCGCTCGACAATCTGACGCTCGATATCCCCACCGGCTGCTTTTTCATGATCGTCGGCCCGTCGGGATGCGGGAAAACCACCCTGCTGCGCATCCTCGCCGGGCTTGAAACCCATACGAGCGGGACGGTGGAGATTTCGCAGCCGGCCGACGGCCGCCCATCGAACTCGATGATCTTCCAGGGCGATTCCCTGTTTCCGTGGATGACGGTATGGGAAAACGCCGCTTATGGCCTGACGATCCGGCGGCTGCCGAAAGCTGAGATCAAGGACCGGGTCGGCCATTATCTCAACCGCACCGGCCTTGGCCGCTTCGCCGATCTCTATCCGCACCAGCTCTCCGGCGGCATGCGCCAGCGCGTCTCGATTTCGCGCGCCTTCGCCAATGACCCGGACATTCTGTTGATGGACGAGCCGTTCTCGGCGCTCGACGAGCAGAACAAGCTGCTGCTGCAGGAAGAGCTGCTGCGCATCTGGGAGGAAACCCGCAAGACCGTTTTGTTCATCACCCACTCCGTCGACGAGGCGGTGACCTTGGGCGACCGGATCATGGTGATGACCGCCCATCCGGGACGCGACAAGGCCACCCTCGACGTGCCCTTCGAGCGCCCGCGCAAGGTGCTGGAGCTACGCGCCCAACCCGCTTACGGCGAATTCGTCTATAATATCTGGAGCTACCTGCGCGATGAAGTGCATCGCGCCCGCGCGCAGGACGAAGGGAGCAGTTCATGA
- a CDS encoding ABC transporter permease, whose translation MTDLVQKPAAKAGSRGFSFSLGAGNVDRLMNIASPVFLLLLWEIAARLGWIDVRFFPAPSKIFQTMFTLIENGQLWIHLKASMYRLFWGFLLGGIPALVLGISMGLSRTLRAICEPLVAATYPIPKSAILPLILLIFGLGEASKIVMVGIGLFYPILINTVAGVLEIPKIHFDVSKNFGASKLQVFRTVALPGALPLIMTGVKLGVGMGLILISLAEMVGAKSGLGYMMWNAWEILSVETMYVGLIVIAALGVLFSLILNEVERYLVPWKAAR comes from the coding sequence ATGACCGACCTCGTCCAGAAGCCCGCCGCCAAGGCCGGCAGCAGAGGTTTTTCCTTCTCGCTTGGCGCCGGCAATGTCGATCGCCTGATGAACATCGCTTCGCCGGTGTTCCTTCTGTTGCTCTGGGAAATCGCGGCCCGCCTCGGCTGGATCGACGTGCGCTTCTTCCCGGCGCCGTCGAAAATCTTCCAGACCATGTTCACGCTGATCGAGAACGGGCAGCTGTGGATCCATCTCAAGGCCAGCATGTATCGCCTGTTCTGGGGCTTCCTGCTGGGCGGCATTCCAGCCTTGGTGCTGGGCATCAGCATGGGCCTGTCGCGCACGCTGCGCGCCATTTGCGAACCGCTGGTCGCCGCCACCTATCCGATCCCCAAGAGCGCCATCCTGCCGCTGATCCTGTTGATATTCGGCCTGGGCGAAGCCTCGAAGATCGTCATGGTCGGCATCGGCCTGTTCTATCCGATCCTGATCAACACCGTGGCGGGCGTGCTCGAAATCCCTAAGATCCATTTCGACGTGTCGAAGAATTTCGGCGCCAGCAAATTGCAGGTGTTCCGCACGGTCGCTCTGCCCGGCGCTTTGCCGCTGATCATGACCGGCGTCAAACTCGGCGTTGGCATGGGCCTGATCCTGATCTCGTTGGCGGAAATGGTCGGCGCGAAATCCGGCCTCGGCTATATGATGTGGAACGCCTGGGAAATTCTCTCGGTCGAGACGATGTATGTCGGCTTGATCGTGATCGCGGCGCTCGGCGTTTTGTTCTCGCTCATCCTCAATGAGGTCGAGCGCTATCTCGTGCCGTGGAAAGCGGCGCGCTGA
- a CDS encoding amidohydrolase family protein, with amino-acid sequence MCRICNLRRRDFMKVALAAGALAPAAARAQGAPPAATPPAAADIREYVIRGGQVLTMDGAGRDLPTGDVHVRDGVIVAVGETIAAPGVQVIDARDMIVMPGFVDTHWHLWSTALRGVIRADDPKFGYFPTTLRVGPHCTAKDAYLSVRLGVAEALMSGITTVHNWSHNTRTPEHADAEIQAMKDTGVRGRFSYGWGQELPLTSAMNVADLGRVQRQWGQDGKSLTIGAALRSPTPGARGSIPLDVLKEEITGIRKLGLPMTMHGGAKGLVDAVASVDGLGPDMLLVHPQSLSEQERQLVASTKSPYSTAPVIEMSYSAVRSGTIQYEELKGLNVPMGLSIDSSGASANADYFNVMRALMWSDWQRSGAPLRLAPRRAVELATIEGAKVLGFGDVTGSLEVGKRADILLVRKTDINMAPVFDPYYALVFSAQPSNIDMVIADGRIVSRGSKAVTLDVGKIVREATASALEIRGRVT; translated from the coding sequence ATGTGCCGGATTTGTAATCTCCGTCGCCGCGATTTCATGAAGGTGGCTCTGGCCGCCGGTGCCCTGGCGCCTGCTGCTGCCCGCGCACAGGGCGCACCGCCCGCCGCCACGCCGCCAGCTGCGGCCGATATACGCGAATATGTGATCCGCGGCGGCCAAGTGCTGACCATGGATGGCGCTGGCCGGGATCTGCCGACAGGCGACGTACATGTGCGCGACGGCGTCATCGTGGCCGTTGGCGAAACAATTGCCGCCCCTGGCGTGCAGGTCATCGATGCGCGCGACATGATCGTCATGCCTGGCTTCGTCGACACCCATTGGCATTTGTGGAGCACGGCGCTGCGCGGCGTCATCCGCGCCGATGATCCGAAATTCGGCTATTTCCCGACGACATTGCGGGTCGGCCCCCATTGCACCGCCAAGGACGCTTATCTCTCGGTACGCCTGGGCGTGGCTGAGGCGCTGATGTCAGGCATCACCACGGTTCACAACTGGTCACACAACACCCGCACGCCCGAACATGCCGACGCCGAGATCCAGGCGATGAAGGATACCGGTGTGCGCGGCCGCTTTTCCTATGGCTGGGGCCAGGAATTGCCGCTGACCTCGGCGATGAATGTCGCCGACCTCGGCCGTGTCCAGCGCCAATGGGGGCAGGATGGCAAATCGCTGACGATCGGCGCCGCCTTGCGTTCGCCGACGCCCGGTGCGCGTGGCTCGATCCCGCTCGATGTCCTGAAGGAAGAGATCACCGGCATCCGCAAGCTGGGCCTGCCGATGACCATGCATGGCGGCGCCAAGGGCCTGGTCGACGCCGTCGCCAGCGTCGACGGTCTCGGCCCTGACATGTTGCTCGTGCATCCGCAAAGCCTGTCGGAGCAAGAACGGCAATTGGTCGCCAGCACCAAATCGCCCTACAGCACCGCACCGGTGATCGAAATGTCCTATTCGGCGGTGCGCAGCGGCACCATTCAGTATGAGGAACTCAAGGGGCTGAACGTGCCCATGGGCCTGTCGATCGACAGCTCCGGCGCCTCGGCCAATGCCGATTATTTCAACGTCATGCGGGCGCTGATGTGGTCGGATTGGCAGCGCAGCGGTGCGCCGCTCCGTCTGGCACCGCGCCGGGCGGTTGAACTGGCGACCATCGAAGGCGCCAAGGTATTGGGCTTCGGCGATGTCACCGGTTCGTTGGAAGTCGGAAAGCGCGCCGATATTCTCCTGGTGCGCAAGACCGACATCAATATGGCGCCCGTCTTTGATCCCTATTACGCGCTGGTTTTCTCGGCGCAGCCGTCAAACATCGACATGGTGATAGCCGATGGCCGTATCGTCAGCCGTGGCAGCAAGGCGGTGACGCTCGATGTCGGCAAGATCGTGCGCGAAGCGACCGCCTCGGCGTTGGAAATTCGCGGGCGTGTGACCTGA
- the pip gene encoding prolyl aminopeptidase, with protein MSVDEHIGHRTASFYPSIQPYDSGMLEVGDGHSLYWEVCGNPDGKPALFLHGGPGGGCHPDYRRLFDPQVYRIVLFDQRGCGRSTPHAAVEANTTQHLVADIERLRLLLDVDNWLILGGSWGVALALAYAQAHRERVRALVLRGTFTARQLEFDWLYREGASSLFPEGWERFIAPIPEAERDDIIAAYHRRLLGDDTVARLEAARTWCAWEGELLTLKPRTPRTGQATRGEIALSRIEAHYFVNKAFLAEGELIANMPVIADIPGVIVQGRYDVVTPARTAFELHKAWPKSFLRIVPDAGHATSEPGILAALVEATDSFRNL; from the coding sequence ATGAGTGTTGACGAGCACATTGGCCACCGCACGGCCAGTTTTTATCCTTCGATTCAGCCCTACGACAGTGGCATGCTCGAGGTCGGAGACGGCCATAGCCTCTACTGGGAAGTCTGCGGCAATCCCGATGGCAAGCCGGCCCTGTTCCTGCACGGCGGGCCGGGCGGCGGCTGCCACCCGGATTATCGACGCCTGTTCGATCCGCAGGTCTACCGTATCGTTCTCTTCGACCAGCGCGGCTGTGGCCGCTCGACGCCGCATGCGGCGGTCGAGGCCAACACCACGCAACATCTCGTCGCTGATATTGAGCGTCTGCGCCTGCTGCTCGATGTCGACAACTGGCTGATCCTGGGGGGCTCCTGGGGTGTGGCCCTGGCGCTGGCTTATGCGCAGGCGCATCGCGAACGCGTGCGGGCGCTGGTGTTGCGCGGCACCTTCACCGCCCGCCAGCTGGAATTCGACTGGCTCTATCGCGAGGGCGCGTCGTCTTTGTTTCCGGAAGGCTGGGAACGTTTCATCGCGCCGATCCCCGAAGCCGAGCGCGACGACATCATCGCGGCCTATCACCGCCGCCTATTGGGCGACGACACGGTGGCGCGTTTGGAGGCCGCACGCACCTGGTGTGCCTGGGAAGGCGAATTGCTGACCTTGAAGCCACGCACGCCGCGCACCGGCCAAGCGACACGCGGCGAGATCGCCCTGTCGCGCATCGAGGCGCATTACTTCGTCAACAAGGCTTTTTTGGCCGAGGGCGAGCTGATCGCCAACATGCCGGTGATCGCCGATATACCCGGCGTCATCGTGCAGGGCCGCTACGACGTGGTGACGCCGGCGCGCACGGCGTTCGAACTGCACAAGGCGTGGCCCAAGTCGTTCCTGCGCATCGTGCCCGATGCCGGCCACGCCACGAGCGAGCCCGGCATCCTGGCCGCGCTCGTGGAAGCTACGGATTCGTTCCGCAACCTTTAG
- a CDS encoding ethanolamine ammonia-lyase reactivating factor EutA, with the protein MSDDDEAQGGRTFFSSVRRSLEEEDEIRLVSVGVDIGSSTSHLVFSRLVLERLDNRYLVSKREVFHESDVLLTPYADDMTIDAAKLGAFIDRQYEAAAIDPAAIDTGALILTGVAVRRANARAIGDLFAAQAGKFVSVSAGDALETTLAAFGSGAAARSIRENRRVMNVDIGGGTSKIAVCAAGEVVEMTAIDVGARIVSFDAQGKVVRLEEAGRRFAEEAGFAVDVGSVLSEEQRATMVEIMAKRLFEAMTQPNLSPETAALLRLEPLRNNVPPACITFSGGVSEYVYGLQNGGFGDLGPSLAQAIVRHVAAWGVPVEKPEQGIRATVVGASQYTIQVSGATIFVAPLTTLPLRNLPVIAPVLPLDDEELDRAAIAAAIKTALRRLDLHEGDRAVALCYRWQGSATFRRLDDYCHAVIDGLGAVIGHGHPLVLVGEGDIGGLVGIHLREECKLANPVVSIDGIQLKEFDFVDIGAMLETSGAVPVVIKSLVFPTSAALGRANTALGDPSLGNLGAKAVV; encoded by the coding sequence ATGAGCGATGATGACGAGGCCCAGGGCGGGCGGACTTTCTTTTCCAGCGTCCGCCGTTCCCTGGAAGAAGAAGATGAGATCCGCCTCGTCAGCGTCGGTGTCGATATAGGCTCCTCCACCTCGCATCTGGTGTTCTCGCGGCTCGTGCTGGAACGGCTCGACAATCGCTATCTCGTGTCCAAGCGCGAGGTGTTCCATGAGTCCGATGTTCTGCTGACACCCTATGCCGACGACATGACGATCGACGCCGCCAAACTCGGCGCCTTTATCGATCGTCAATATGAGGCGGCCGCCATCGATCCGGCGGCTATCGACACCGGCGCTCTGATCCTGACGGGTGTCGCCGTGCGCCGCGCCAATGCGCGCGCCATCGGCGATTTGTTTGCCGCGCAGGCCGGCAAGTTTGTGTCGGTGAGTGCTGGCGACGCGTTGGAAACGACCTTGGCGGCTTTTGGCTCTGGCGCCGCCGCGCGGTCGATCCGCGAGAACCGTCGGGTGATGAATGTCGATATCGGCGGTGGCACGTCGAAGATCGCCGTATGTGCAGCTGGTGAAGTGGTCGAGATGACAGCCATCGACGTTGGCGCGCGCATCGTCTCTTTCGACGCGCAGGGCAAGGTGGTTCGTCTCGAAGAAGCTGGTCGCCGCTTTGCCGAGGAGGCTGGCTTCGCCGTGGACGTGGGAAGCGTGTTGTCGGAAGAGCAGCGCGCCACCATGGTCGAGATCATGGCCAAGCGCCTGTTCGAAGCCATGACGCAACCGAACCTGTCGCCTGAAACCGCGGCCCTGCTGCGCCTGGAGCCGCTGCGCAACAATGTGCCGCCAGCCTGCATCACCTTTTCCGGTGGTGTGTCCGAATATGTGTATGGCCTGCAAAACGGCGGTTTCGGCGATCTTGGCCCCAGTCTCGCGCAGGCGATCGTCCGGCACGTCGCGGCCTGGGGCGTCCCGGTCGAAAAGCCGGAGCAGGGGATCCGCGCCACGGTCGTGGGCGCGTCGCAATATACGATCCAGGTCAGTGGCGCGACGATCTTCGTCGCCCCGCTCACGACATTGCCGCTGCGCAACCTGCCGGTGATCGCGCCGGTTCTGCCGCTGGACGACGAAGAGCTCGATCGGGCGGCGATCGCAGCCGCGATCAAAACGGCGCTGCGCCGCCTCGATCTGCACGAAGGCGACCGGGCGGTGGCGCTCTGTTATCGCTGGCAGGGCTCGGCCACCTTCCGGCGGCTCGATGATTATTGCCATGCCGTCATCGATGGATTGGGCGCGGTGATCGGCCACGGTCATCCGCTGGTGCTGGTCGGCGAGGGCGATATCGGCGGCCTCGTCGGCATTCACCTGCGCGAGGAGTGCAAACTCGCCAATCCGGTCGTATCCATCGACGGCATTCAGCTCAAGGAATTCGATTTCGTCGATATCGGCGCCATGCTGGAAACCTCGGGCGCCGTGCCTGTCGTCATCAAATCGCTGGTTTTCCCGACATCGGCGGCCTTGGGCCGGGCGAATACCGCTTTGGGCGATCCGTCGCTTGGCAATCTAGGGGCGAAAGCCGTAGTCTGA
- a CDS encoding cupin domain-containing protein yields the protein MPHDSKDGVHWHEPSGVKKAGFGEFQKQPTPYDAWMEAEGIPVFRDIGISKVQNLPLMPWKRRGGKGHFIQLYGTETKWGCYVVEVPPGGALNPEKHMYEEIFLVVEGRGTTEVWQEGDTKKHVFEWQKGSMFSIPMNAWYRVVNATSGGALLLGGTTAPNVMNMLNNVEAVFNNPFVFRDRFNGADDFFKAKDDIEPDPVRGLAMRRTNFIPDVINCDLPLDNRRSVGYRRVEPFMTNNQFYYWIGQHENGRYSKAHAHTSAAILICLKGKGYTYSWPERCGPTPWQDGHADEVRRLDYEPIGMVTAAPGGARWYHQHFSVSKDDFRLSAWFGPHNPGRDPGAPGAKHTDYTAIDLDKGGTAIPYWQEDPHLRAEYEATLASNGVPSRMDPKWYVRPNTEKTDAEKRDTVV from the coding sequence CTGGATGGAGGCGGAAGGGATCCCGGTGTTCCGCGACATCGGCATTTCGAAAGTGCAGAACCTGCCGCTGATGCCGTGGAAGCGGCGCGGCGGCAAAGGCCATTTCATTCAACTTTACGGCACCGAGACCAAATGGGGCTGCTATGTGGTGGAAGTGCCGCCGGGCGGCGCGCTGAACCCTGAGAAACACATGTACGAGGAAATCTTCCTCGTCGTCGAAGGGCGTGGCACCACCGAGGTTTGGCAGGAAGGCGACACCAAGAAGCATGTCTTCGAATGGCAGAAGGGCTCGATGTTTTCGATCCCGATGAATGCCTGGTATCGCGTCGTCAACGCGACGTCGGGCGGCGCTCTGCTGCTGGGCGGCACGACAGCGCCGAATGTCATGAACATGCTCAACAATGTCGAGGCGGTGTTCAACAATCCCTTCGTCTTCCGCGATCGTTTCAACGGCGCCGACGACTTCTTCAAGGCCAAGGACGATATCGAGCCGGATCCGGTGCGCGGCCTGGCCATGCGCCGCACCAACTTCATTCCCGATGTCATTAACTGCGACCTGCCGCTCGATAACCGCCGCTCCGTCGGCTATCGCCGCGTCGAACCGTTCATGACCAACAACCAGTTCTATTACTGGATCGGCCAGCATGAGAACGGCCGTTATTCGAAAGCGCACGCCCATACCTCGGCCGCCATCCTGATCTGCCTGAAAGGCAAGGGCTACACCTATTCGTGGCCGGAACGTTGCGGGCCGACGCCATGGCAGGATGGTCATGCCGACGAAGTGCGGCGGCTGGACTACGAACCGATCGGCATGGTGACGGCGGCGCCTGGTGGCGCACGCTGGTACCATCAGCACTTCAGCGTCTCGAAGGATGACTTCCGACTGTCGGCCTGGTTTGGCCCGCACAATCCTGGCCGCGATCCAGGAGCCCCAGGCGCTAAGCACACCGATTACACCGCCATCGATCTCGATAAGGGCGGCACGGCCATTCCCTATTGGCAGGAAGACCCGCATCTGCGTGCGGAATATGAGGCAACGCTCGCCAGCAATGGCGTGCCGAGCCGTATGGATCCGAAATGGTATGTGCGGCCGAACACCGAAAAAACGGATGCCGAAAAGCGCGACACCGTTGTGTAG